aaagggacggcATGATATGTCGGGGCTGGCGTCGGGTCCGAGCAAGAGTCGTTTTGCGTTTCTCGGAATATCAGGACatctttaacaatttttttgaacagttataaataacaatatttgacaTATAAAAAACTGCCAAAAATGttcaatgtttaatatttttgcatATGAACCATATTTTTACATGTCAAATATTGTTAAAGATGTGCTGATATTCCGTGAAACGCATACGCGGGATACTCTTTAGGGCCCTCGGGCTCGATAGCAAGTGTGGATCTACTTGGCTCTTAATGAGGAGgcaaactgacattttatcacgacaggtggcgcctccataaTGCAGTTGCTTTCactgtcaaatcccatacattttttcaaataaattgtaaacattctcctttttctttataattctCCAATATtctgcgacaaattgtggaaatataggaCCTCCCTTTTTcaccaaggacccgatatgcataaatcggtgagaaaaagcttgagtatcaaaaactaaggcaaatgacaaatgccgtttttataggctgcattttaaggatgataaatattttggaaagagtaaatacacaggtaagctaagttttaatgaagtagtacataatttagggcataatggcttggccacacatcCTGTACTCCATGCGCATCacgactttgtgtacctatctgatgtgTCGAGagcgggcgtatatgaaacgccttcttgtacatccaggtgatccaggtatacaccaaagttAAGTTTTCGATCGAACACTTGttacacttgtaatataagaggaaaaactgcagGTGAACCttcgaaaatttgaataaacggtaaaatacacaagataacctcaaatatattaagtgattatctttgtatcaaatcagcctttttttccaccaactgtagcatttctccttgGAAGCTCGGTTTGCAGTTCCCGTACAGTCATAAATGCATACATTTTTCTTGATAAATTGCAAGTATTAGTAAAAAAATCGCAACCATACACTTGTCACAAATCGTAAACAACGACGGTTGCTGATGGGGCGCCATCTGTCCTAACCTTTCAGTGTACCTCCTCATTACAAGAGTCGTTTTCTGTTTCACCAAATATCAGAGGgactaccgcgaaccacgttcgacgtgttgcctctctgtcgcacttgtgaattcgtacgtaagtgacaggaaggcaacacgtcgaacgtgggtCGCGGTATATCGTTAACAAAATAtttgaaatgtaaaaaaatattgaatatttttacggtttaaactcacttgtttttagtcactcgcgcgacttgtttcggagagcctaggtctcctttctcaagcactgacACTGCGAGCAGAaggcgagcagcgttcacgacggccgtgtatcgcgtacacgatacagaggggctaccgcgaaaacagtGATTcccaaattgcggggatctttctcttttactccaatgaaggcgtaattggagtgacagagaaaaatgcccgcaatttgcgaacttctattttcgcggttatagcacAGTAcagtacgcgatacacggccgtcgtgaacgctgctcgcactgtcagtgcttgagaaaggagacctaggctctccgaaacaagtcgcgcgagtgactaaaaacaagtgagtctaaaccgtaaaattattcaatgatattatgtctcacaacagtttaaattcgattgtaCAAAAATAGTTGTTAAAATGCTAAACTGCAAACATACTGGAAGCAgtaattatctaaaaatatgttttcttaGTTCGAAATCGTATATAAAGCgcaaaaatgcaataaaatatttttggcgGCCTAAATCGTGATTTCCGACCTATGTGCGAGGATATACAACAAAAGTTATGATTCGTACTGTAAATACAGATGTGATGTTGGTAGCAGTCTCGTGTATTCAAAAGCTGCCGGAATTAGATGAGATGTAGATCCACATGGGTACAGGCAAAAACCATACTTGTATTCCATGCCACTCTATTGCCCATGCACTCGGTACGTGTTTGCCATGCCCTTAGTAAAGAAAACGTGTAAATTTCCGCAGTAAATGCATACTAACTAATGTATTCCTACATTTTACAGGACCAGAAAGAGCAGAAAGTACTGCCAATTTTCCATGCCTTGACAGGATGCGACACAGTGTCTTCTTTTAATGGGAGAGGTAAAAAGAGTGCATTTGATGCCTGGAATGCCTACCCTGATGCAACTTGCGGATTCAAGGCATTGTTGAACGCAACATTAGGAGAAGCGGACACTTTTATTCAgaaatttattataacaatgtaCGACCGGTAAGTATAAACTAGTTTGATACGAATAcagtgtaagtacctattttaatataaaatagttaCAATCTATTTTATAGCGAATGACGTAAGAATGACTCcatgattttatttttcagcTCAAGCCCTTGTACTACAGTCAACGAATGCAGACTATGTCTGTTTACGAAGAGGGATAGATAGCTAAAAAATATCCCTCCAACGGAAGCCGCTCTTCGCCAGCACACACTTCGGGCGTCCGTAACGCGGCACTTCGGGGCGTAAAGGAGTCCATGTCTGGGGACAAGCCTTAAGGCCTCTCCAAAAGCTTCAGAGTACTTCTTCTCGAGGCTGGAGAATGGAAGACAGTGAATGAACTCCTGTTTGGTCAGATTTACCCGATGTCGCAAGTATGTGCCTGGAGCTCACTCGTTGTAGGTGAAAGACAGGTTGCAAAAAACGATGCAACTgcattaaaagaaaattaaagtaCACAGAATTATGTCTGTGTTCCGGATACTGCGGTCattatattgttttataaaaatatatagaaagtattttactagaaaccataaaatttaacaaagtAAACATAAGCAGATACTCATACTCGACCATTTTGTAagataagtttttggcaaaaatttcatgtttggtacaagcttttatcgctgactgtacttttcttacgacagacaactaatactcatagagacaattctaaaaacccctaacacaattaggttgcgttgtttcatcacagagagttcccatggccacctcctgtctccatcatcagatcagttcgacagtaccatattattgtattgtcatcagaactacatacagctgccaattttcatgacgctacgatccttggaagatggttaaattagttaccttagattccattacagttagttacatacaggtcgagagttcctatggccacctcctgtctccatcatcagatcagttcgacagtaccatattattgtattgtcatcagaactacatacagctgccaattttcatgacgctatgatccttggaagatggttaaattagttaccttagattccatgaCAGTTAGTTACTTAGTTacagttagttagttagttacaaatttctaaaaaagtttttgaaacgtttctcaaatacgacgcacgtatgataacaaaaaactgttctaatctattatctaagtatgagaatataactagagcataaaaactatcgctttcgatgcgtatttaatttacaataagcaaaagaaattttcataacattcttcattttacgactatcgggTAGATTCAGCATCCCTAAAACGAGCCATAGGACTGTTTTCACACTACTCTAAATGGGTGCCCGACTTTTCAAATAAGTTACACCCGCTAACACTAGTAGAGAAATACCCTTTGGACTCCAGACAAGCAGCTGCATTTGAAGAAATTAAACGCCTTATATCTAAGTCTACGCTGTCCGCTATCGATCCTGATGAAACTTTTACTGTTGAAACAGATGCATCAGATTATTCCATCGCAGCCTCGCTAACACAAAATGGCCGACCTGTGGCATTCTTTTCGAAATCTCTAAGCGACAGTGAGAAGAACTATACCCTATCATCGAGAAGGAAGCTTACGCTATAATAGAAAGCCTTAAAAAATGGAGACATTATTTACTCGGACGATCATTTTATCTCGTAACTGATCAAAAATAAGTAGCTTATATGCTACAAGGGCATGCCAGTAAAATAAAGAATGATAAAATTCAAAGATGGAGAATAGAACTTTCAAATTATACTTTTGACATCAAATATCGTCCAGGAAGTCAAAACACTGTAGCAGACGCTCTGTCAAGGCAAGTTTGCTGCGCAACGTTAACCGATGACCGTCTAAAGGAATTACATCAATCACTTTGTCATCCGGGTGTGGCTCGGCTAACACACTGGATTAGGtctaaaaatttaccatttagcTGTGATGATGTAAAGAGAGTCGTATCATCATGCCCTACATGTGCATGTACAAATCAACCGGGACTTTAATAAAAGCTACCGCTCCTTTCGAGAGATTATCTATGGACTTCAAAGGGCCAATACCATCAGCAACGCGAAACAAGTATATTTTGACAATCATAGACGAATACTCCAGATTTCCCTTTGCGTATGCTTGCTCAGATATGAGCACGGAAACCGTATTTGGATACCCGGCAACTATTCATACGGACCAAGGGACTTCTTTTATGTCCACTGAAATGAAAGACTTTTTACACTCTAAGGGCGTGTCCACAAGCAGATCCTCACCTTACAATCCTCAAGGAAATGGACAGGTCGAACGCCTGAATGGCACTCTATGGCAAACAATTCGCCTTGCTTTGAAAACCAAAAACTTGCCTATCACCATGTGGGAGACTGTGATGACACAAGCGTTACATAGCATCCGATCTTTACTTTGCACCTCGACTAATAAGACACCGCACGAGAGAATGTTTAACCACTGTCGACGATCTTCGTGGGGGCAATCTATGCCAGCATGGCTACAGCCTGGCAAAGTCCTCCTCAAAAAAATCATTCGTGCAAGCAAGTACGACCCTCTGGTAGAAGAAGTTGATTTAATAGAAGCAAATCCCAGCTATAGTTCAGTGAGATTATCAAACGGAAAAGAGATGCTGGTTTCGAATCGCCACCTCGCTCCCAGGGGAGCAGTGCCACTAACGGAGACTAACACAAATGATCTTACTCCTATACACGGTGTAGAGAATGAAGAAAATCATGATTTTGAATTCCATGGAAATAAAGTACTTGCAGATCCCATTGCTGGGCCCTCTGACCCCGCGACTGAAACAACCCAAAATGTCGGAGCTCCAGACGTGACCACAGAGCCAACTCCTAGCCCTTTAATTCCGAATGAGCCACGTCGTTCGGCTCGAGCTCGACGACCCCCTTCCCATCTGTCGGACTACGTTCAGGACTAAGGAGGGAAGAATGTCATGAATTTGAAGTTGTCATTGAATATTTTCCTATCGTTTTGTTTTAGCTTAATAAAGCCTAAGATTcaggtttattatttattctcattAATCTCATACCATGTCAGATACCAAACTCTAGTGGCCACCAGGACcagaatagattttttttaaagatgacGGGTGGCGGCCATCTTTGTACCCCGCCCTCCCCGACTAGACGCACATTTCTTATTGCCTCCCAGGCTTGAAATGCTTAGAATTACTCAAGGAACATATGTGATGAAGCTCATAGcttaataaaaattttttgggTCAACTTCATAACTGCTTCGACTACATGGAACATTTTTGGCAGTAAAgacaaagtattttttacacGTCTAATATTGTTAAAGATGTGCTGATATTCCGTGAAACGGAAAACGACTCTTGCTAGCCCATAGATAGATCTAAAAACCaatggcctattttataaagctacaagttacaatttacaagcggaagtctctttctaaccctatctattagaacgagacttccgcttgtaaattgtaacttgtagctttataaaataggccacaagtAGCGACAGTGACAGCTCGATTAGACTCCGTCTTTAGGTATATTATATCTTTGAAGGCGaacacgagacgagccgcgagccgagccacgagccgCGAATGTAAATAAGCTTGCATTCATGTCATTTTTCTGCAAAAGTAGCGCGGTTTTGCACCTTCCTAAATTCAAATTTGAATTTTTACTTGCTGAAGAAACGATTTCTTGAAGATTATTATTCGCGTTGAAAATAAGCACAAACTTAGGATACCCGTGACGGATATCATGCAGCACTGTGAATATTCCGTGGAGGGTGACAAGCGAGGCGCCGCTCGACATCCGCTGGCGCAGCCCTGACGGGCGGGCATCGCCCTAGTTGCCCCTTCGCATCGAACGGTTGCGTAGTAGCGATCGCGAGCCCTAGCCATAGAACCCTGTTATTATTTCAACTCTGTGTCTAAATTTGTTTCTAATCGATATTTTCTTTGTCTGATTGTGATTCGTGCGAGTGTTTGGTTTGGATTCATAATATAGTGCAAAGCAATATTTTACGGACTTGAAAATGGAAGATTCCTATATAATAGCTAATTTCCACACGCTGTGTCGCTTGTGTTTGAACAAGAGCTCTCTGATGGTGTCGATTTTCGGAGCCGCACCTGATGATGAAACCAATTCGGCGCTAACCTCGAAAATCGCTGAATTTGCCGAACTTCAGGTTGGTGGTATAAATCAAATAATTAGCCTAATCTTGGCAGAGATTTATAtgtgtataaatattttcctcTTTGTTTATAGATGGACCCTAATGATGGCCTACCTGGAAGAATCTGCTACAAATGCTTGTTTAAAGTAGATATATGTTCCAAATTTCGCTTTCAATGTATCCAGAATGAGACAAGACTGAGACAGATCACAAATAGAGTGAATGAACAAGAGAATTCAAATTCTTCGGAGATGTCCAATTTCTACCCCACCACCCAAGATATGAACAAACAAGATTACATTGTAGAAGACAGTGTTGTCATGGTGGTAGATCCAAGCCTAGACTATGATTCCTCAGAGGAGTCTGACAACGCAGATCAACCCGATGCAGATGCCACTGAACGAAACAACACCCCTGACGGAGACCATATGCCAGAGTCATTCTTCAAAAATGTTGCCATGTGTCAGTATTGTGATCAAGCTTTTATTTCTCAAGATAAGTGTAAAGAACATGAGGTTACTTGCCATGATCCTAACCTGCCATTTAAGTGTATAGAATGTAGCTTAGTCTTCCCTGAGCGAAACCAATATGTCCAGCATATCAAGCAAGTACATGGCACTGACAAGCCTTATCACTGCCCGGAGTGTGACAAGTCCTTTGGCCGCAGATCAGATTTAAGGAAGCATTCAATAGTTCATACTGGCATCAGGCCATTTCAGTGCCAGTATTGTCTCAAAAGCTTCTCTCGTAACACAAATCTAAGCAAACATCTCAGGATACATGCAGGCACCAAGCCACATGTATGCCCTTTATGTCCAAGAAGCTTCGTATGCCGCAATGACTTACAGCGTCATGTCCTAGTCCATTCCGGTATGAAACCATATGCGTGCCGAAAGTGCCCTTTGACATTTGGTAGAAGAGATAAACTAATCAAACATGAAGTCAGACATGGTCCTCTGAGTCCCAACCAAGTGCATGAAATAGATAATGACCAGGAGACACATGATATGGTAGTCAACGTCAACCCTTATAGCAACTTACTGACTTCTCCCACCCACCAAGGTGCTGATTATGATCTCCCTCGAGTGCCAGACCACATTTCCGGTGTTAGTAGTTTTATAAATCAAATACATAAAACTCCTTCCACTTCAGGAAAGCTAACAACGTCTCCACCGAAACCAAAACCAGTAGCAAATAAAAACAGgcctaaaaatataaaatgtcaccAATGTCCAAAAAAGCTATCCTCATTAGATGCATATAAGACTCATGTTTCAATAGCACACATTGGAAACAGAGGATTCCAATGCAAAATATGCTTCAAGAAATTTTCTCGCAAGAGAGAGCTGGACCGACATGTGACCCTTCACTCTGGAATGAAGCCTTTCTCGTGCGGTCAATGTGATAAGAAATTCAACAGGAAAGACAAACTGAATAAACATGAGGAAACTCATGAATGCCTGGTTGTAAACATGCCTTGTATTGAATGTGGGCTCACTTTTGAGAAGAAAGCTGACTTAGTAGCCCACATTAAATCTcactttactgacaattttgATGACAAGCCTGAGATAAAGAAGGAGGATGAGCCCGAGTTCCCAATAGATGACAACTATTATGACCTGGAGACCTGAGATCAGGAGTTTAACATTGATAACTTTTCATTGATTATTTGAATTGTGGCACTGCTAATCTATAAACACCACTGTCCTTAGATAAGATAAGAATGTTTCAATCCGTGTAATTCCGAATCATATATGTATTGGATAATTTACTGTAAGATGAACAATATAGATAGACCTATTGTTGTAACTGTTAAATTTTAAAGAGTTCTAAATGTGATTATTATAAATAGTATTTTAACTTATATGGAAGTATCACAATACAGAGCCAATTCATAACGTGGATCTagggtacagtcgccatcagatatatcggagcggccaaggtgttcacaatatctgaacacgcgctctaacgccctgacaataaataaataaataataaataaatattaggggacatcttacacagatcaaacctagccccaaactaagcaaagcttgtactatgggtactaggcgacgatatacatacttgtatagataaatacatacttatatacatagaaaacaaccatgactcaggaacaaatagaacaatagaggcgtgttccgatatttgtgagcaccttggccgctccgatatatctgatggcgactgtacattatcAACATATTAATACAAGTAGTATAACTAAATGTGGTTACTACAGAATGTTTATTAATACTTTAGAACAATCTCCATTTTAAACTATCAGAAATAATTTATGTTGGTATTTTAtctttaagaaataaattattatagtcATATtagtatttagatacatgtCTGGAGTTGCTGCTCCCTAAAAACTTATTCTGTTACTACATTACATATACATGATTGTTATTACGAATTATATGCACCAACTACAATTATGCAAATAAAAATCAAGCCATTACTTTGATAATACTTCATGATAAGTAACAAAATACactaatgtattattttatgtgATGGAACAATTACCTCTATAACGTAGGTAATAATGTATGACGTCATTAAATCATGCACAGTGCATTTTTACAACATTAATATAATAATCTACAATCACGTCAATATTCATCACAAGGTGTACGGAAACGTTTTAATTAAGTAGTACACATTACGacacaagtgcgaaaaataggaaattcgtaacgagtggcgataaattaaaacacgaccaaaGGGAGTATTTTAAATGAACACGAGTTCCGAATTACCCATTCACACATGTATCGTACGTTtgacagtacatatggcccattaaattttcgacatagttatgtgctaattatcgcactagtgcggtaaagtagcaccatatgtacctactgtaaaagtGCATTACGATACAGGTGCGAAAAGTAGGACATCCGCAACGAGGGGcgcgagttgcgaattaccttttcgcacgtgtatagtacaacgttttacagtacatatggccctttaaattttccaCAAACGCACGTATAGTGTTAGTTACCGCACTACGGCGGTAAAttagcaccagatgtactgtagCACTTATGAACCCTGCATTGCAACGTTATTAATAATAACTGTGCTGATCAGatttcaaaaatgtattttctatGCCTACTTATTCTGTAAAGGCAAAGGTACCTATTAGGTAACCTTTATAAAAACTATTgcatgtacctaattaaagtaCTTCCATTATGTGTAAAAATGATTCATACTGGCCGTTTCCCGTCCACATTaatagtttattattatttgagttttatttagAATCAATGTAGATGAACCTCACCTTTGGTCCTTCCTGGAACAGCAGGGATCATTTTATTATAACattttagttgtattttattatcTGATTTTATATTTTCTAATTTCTATTCCTATTAGTGTTAACTAGAAAGTGAGAATTGTTTTTCCCATTTTTTTACCTGCAGAAGCAAAGGAGTGACAGTTCCCACCAGAGGGCCTACTACCTCGAAAAACgtaaatctaaatttcgttatctgcctctgtcGCTCGAATACGCAGGAGCGGTAGTGAGGCAGATAtcaattttttgatattggcggATGGCCCTCTAGAGCTACCGCGAATATAAATTGGGCCGCCCGATATAACCGAGTGGCCACTGCGATGCAGAAGATGCagttatgtttattattatcaTACATTGTTCACATATTTCTCTTTGCGCAATAAATGCTGTCGCATAATAATTTCGTGCATTTCCtatttatgtgtatttttatacataatccctactaatattataaaagcgaAAGTACCTCtttctgtctgttacctcttagCCCTGGGCATAAAATACTTTTGTTCAATCATTATCATTCCAGCAGACAGTCGCGGGGAGAAGCTAATAGTTACTAGGGTTACTTATACTTATTTGTTGAATTTTCATTGTTTAGGTAGGAATACTATAGGTAGTAACCCGGTTACTACCTATAGTATTCCTACCTAAACAATGAAATTTCAACAAATAAGTACATGTGAAGTCAAAATAGCGAAAACTAGATTACAAAATCCCACTTCGCCTTGGTCAATTACATGAATTATCAAATTAGGATAGGTCAAGGTCACATCTCGATTTATTGTCTCTTTCGAAAcggttcatcatcatcaagtctattggtcctattttcccgcactagtgcgtaaatgcgatgtcaaaagtttaaagggccatatgtactataaaacgttgtacgatacacgtgcgaataggtaattcgcaactcgtgtcgatttaaaacactcccttcggtcgtttttaatttatcgccactcgtttcgaatttcctcttttccgcacttgtatcgtaagttatttacgatagtgcgtagtgcgggaaaataggaccatatgtactgtaaaatatgttttcatcacactctctcagtaaatgtggaattgcacacaggtttagcgggagttatagaaaaagcgttctccctagggagttatgaagtttctagtgccataattaacagttttttgtctttatacttaatttttgtatcgcaattgtgatgaaaaacattgtgtgtaactcggggcgtaataatattgcaaactcgagtctataaatcgctccggcaagccgtcgcgatttaacttactctcgtttgcaatattcaacttacgccccatgttgcacaatgtactatttcaccacaccagctcggaaaggcttacttcgcacttcaaaaactgatagcaaagttgcattttattcacatgtgaggcaaagtaatcaaatgcaaattttgagttgttttcttatgtttgctggtacaatttacttttaaatgatgattttggatgataaatatttaataacattcatttggatttgatttggtttgatattttacatttaatatttgcttctaATTGGTGtgggcaaaaattttgtttaaccctcgtgctttgaaaccctcgcaacgctcaagattccatatTTCGAACCACTCACTACGcccgtggttcaattttggaatctttcacttactcgggtatcaatattagcacgagcggttaaacaactttTGCCCCCTTCTAAAACAAATATCTATTTTAtcgtaggtatttttatttacatttgcaAATAAATGAATGTGCTAAACTTGCAAAATGAACTGTCGTAGGGAGGGAGGCACGAGCCGCACGAGGGGCCTCCAAAGGCAGTGCTGAAAACTATCCTAAGACGACGCATAGGCAgggtcttaaactatgctggggcctttgggcacataagaataagggcccttttgaaaagtaaagaaagcgaattaaactaacatttatctactatgatcttctatttattatgagtaatcaaatatactgttagtactgttactgtctgtccttcggggcccccagaggatgggggccctgggctggacacgggccccgtgtgcccttatggtaaagacggtactgcgcATAGGACGTTCCCGGCATCCGATAGTTGCGG
Above is a window of Cydia splendana chromosome Z, ilCydSple1.2, whole genome shotgun sequence DNA encoding:
- the LOC134804207 gene encoding zinc finger protein 418-like, encoding MEDSYIIANFHTLCRLCLNKSSLMVSIFGAAPDDETNSALTSKIAEFAELQMDPNDGLPGRICYKCLFKVDICSKFRFQCIQNETRLRQITNRVNEQENSNSSEMSNFYPTTQDMNKQDYIVEDSVVMVVDPSLDYDSSEESDNADQPDADATERNNTPDGDHMPESFFKNVAMCQYCDQAFISQDKCKEHEVTCHDPNLPFKCIECSLVFPERNQYVQHIKQVHGTDKPYHCPECDKSFGRRSDLRKHSIVHTGIRPFQCQYCLKSFSRNTNLSKHLRIHAGTKPHVCPLCPRSFVCRNDLQRHVLVHSGMKPYACRKCPLTFGRRDKLIKHEVRHGPLSPNQVHEIDNDQETHDMVVNVNPYSNLLTSPTHQGADYDLPRVPDHISGVSSFINQIHKTPSTSGKLTTSPPKPKPVANKNRPKNIKCHQCPKKLSSLDAYKTHVSIAHIGNRGFQCKICFKKFSRKRELDRHVTLHSGMKPFSCGQCDKKFNRKDKLNKHEETHECLVVNMPCIECGLTFEKKADLVAHIKSHFTDNFDDKPEIKKEDEPEFPIDDNYYDLET